The sequence below is a genomic window from Curtobacterium sp. MCPF17_002.
CGGTCGCCGCCGGAGCGGCTTCGGCATCGGGGGCGAGCACGCCGGTGGTGTGCAGTGCGTAGGCGCCGACCGCGAGGGCCAGGGCGACGAGCACGGACGTGAGGGTGGTGCGGGTACGGCGTCGGCGGGACGTCATGCGGGGTGGGACTCCTGTGGGGCGATGGTGCGGGTGCTGCGGGTGCTGCGGGTGATGCCGGTGCTGCGGTGCGGGCCGGGGACCGCCACCCGATCATGGCGGAGACCGCGGACATCGCGGACGACCGCGGCGGAGGTTCGACGACGCCGGGTAGCGTCCACCGTGTGAGCAGCGCACTCCTCGTCATGGACTACCAGAACAGCATCGTCGAGCGACTCGGCACCGAGGAGGGCCTCGGGGCCGCCACCGCAGCCGTCGCGGCCGCACGCGAGCGCGGCATCCCCGTGGTCTTCGTCCGCGTGGCGTTCCGCCCCGGTGCTCCCGAGGCCGCCCCCACGAACAGGATGTTCGGCGGCATGCGGGAGCGCATCGCCTCCCAGCCGGCGGGAGCGACGGACATCCACGCCGCGTTCGGCGTCGGCGACGACGACATCGTCGTGACGAAGCTGCGGGTGAGTGCCTTCGCCGGCTCCGACCTCGAGGTGCTCCTGCGCGGGCTGGAGGTCCGGGAGCTCGTCCTGGCGGGCATCGCGACGAGCGGCGTCGTGCTCTCCACCCTCCGGCAGGCGGCCGACCTCGACTTCGGCCTCACGGTGCTCTCGGACGCTTGTGTCGACGGCGATCCGGAGGTCCACCGGGTCCTCATGGAGAAGGTGTTCCCGCGACAGGCCGACGTCCGCACCACCGCGGAGTGGACCGCCTCACTCTGAGCCCGGCGGCGGCGACGGCGTAGACAAGTCGCATGACCGATTACGCCAATCCGTCCGTGTCCGTCACCGGGGGGTCGATGCCGCTGCTGGGCTTCGGCACCTGGCAGATCCCGGACGCCGACGCCCCCGCAGCGGTGGGCTCGGCGCTCGAGGCGGGGTACCGCCACATCGACACCGCCACCGGCTACAGCAACCAGCGCGGGGTGGGCAAGGCGATCGCCTCGTCCGGCCTGGCGCGCGACGACGTGTTCGTCACGACCAAGCTGCCGCCGGACAACGCCGACCGTGTGCGCGAGACCATCGAGGAGAGCCTCGACCAGCTCGGGCTCGACCACCTCGACCTCTGGCTCGTGCACTGGCCGCCGAACGGCGAGGCCCGCCCGGACGTCTGGGAGCAGGTCGTGCAGGCGCAGGCCGACGGACTGACCCGTGCGGTCGGCGTGAGCAACTACTCCCTCGCGCAGATCGACGAGCTCGTCTCCGCGACCGGCACCACCCCGGCCGTGAACCAGATCAAGTGGAGCCCGGTCGAGTTCGACGCCGCGATCGCCTCCGGGCTGTCGGAGCGTGGGGTCGTCCTCGAGGGCTACAGCCCCTTCAAGGCGAGCAACCTGCAGGACCCGACGCTGGTCTCGATCGCCGAGGCCCACGACGCCGACGCGGCCCAGGTGATCGTCGCGTGGCACGTCGCGCACGAGTTCGTCGTCATCCCGAAGTCGTCGAACCCGGAGCGGATCGCGTCGAACGCCGCGGGTGCCCGCATCGAGCTGAGCGCCGACGAGGTCGCACGGATCGACGCCCTCGGGCACTGACCCCGGCGGGCACGTCCCCGCGGGCCCGACCCTCTGCACAACGAAAGTCACGCCGAACCGTGCAATCGCGCGGTTCGGCGTGACTTTCGCAGTGCGGCGGCAATCGGCCCACTACTTCCACGGCGGCGATCGGCCCACCAGTTCCACGGCGGCAACCGGCCGGCGGCATCACTCCAGCAGCGAGCGGATGTCGTCGGCCGTCAGGTCGTCGGCGAACAGCGCGTCGTCGTCGATCATCGTGGCGAACAGCTCGGCCTTCTTCGCCGCGAGCGCGAGGACCTTCTCCTCGATGGTGTCCTCCGCGATGAACCGCTGCACGTTCACCGATCGCGTCTGCCCGATGCGGTGCGTGCGGTCGACCGCCTGGTTCTCGGCGGCGGGGTTCCACCACGGGTCGAGCACGAACACGGTGTCGGCCTCGGTCAGGGTCAGCCCGAACCCGCCGGCCTTCAACGAGATGAGGAACGCCGGAGCGGTGCCGTTCCGGAAGCGGTCGATGACCTCGGGCCGTCGTCGGGTGGAGCCGTCGAGGTACTCGTACCCGATGGCCCGTTCGTCGAGTGCGGCGGCGACCATGCGGAGGAACGACGTGAACTGGCTGAACACCAGGGCGCGGCGGCCCTCGGCGGCGAGCTGTTCGAGTTCGTCGAGCAGGAGTTCGAGCTTCGCGGACGGCACCGGCGGATCGTCCGGACCAGACGACCCGTCCACCAACGCCGGCGACAACGCCAGCATCCGGAGCAGCGTCAGCGACCGGAACACGATCATCCGGTTCCGGGCGAGGTCGTCGATGAGGTCGAGCACCTTGAGGCGCTCCCGGTTCAGCGTCCGCTCGTACAGCGCCCGGTGCGCGGGGTCGAGCGTCACCCGGACGACCTGCTCCTGCTTCGGCGGCAGGTCGGCGGCGACGCTCTCCTTCGTCCGGCGGAGCATGAGCGGCCGGATCCGTCGCCGCAACCGCGCGGTGAGCTCCGAGCGTGCGGCACCGCGGAGGTCGGGCGAGGCGAGCGGCTTCACGTAGTCGTCGCCGAACCGCGACCACGACGACAGCAGCCCCGGCGCGACCACGTGGAACAGCGCCCAGAGGTCGGTCAGCCCGTTCTCGAGCGGGGTCCCCGTGATCGCGAACTTCACCGGCGCACGGAGCTCGACGGCCGCTCGGTGCGTCTGCGACTGCGGGTTCTTCACGAACTGCGCCTCGTCGAGGAGCAGCGCCGACCACGGCAGGTCGGTGTACGCGCGGGCGTCGAGGCGGAGGAGCGCGTACGAGGTCACGAGCACGTCCGACGTCGCTGCCGCTCGGGCCACGAGCGCCGGGTCCTTCACCGAGGTCGCGGTCACCGTGGTCACCCGGAGCGACGGCGTGAACTTCGCCGCCTCGGACGCCCAGTTGCCCACGACGGAGGTCGGCGCGACCACGAGGAACGGCGGACCGTCCGGCGACGCTTCCCGCGCGGCCGCGATCATCGCCAGCACCTGCAGCGTCTTGCCGAGGCCCATGTCGTCGGCGAGCACGCCGCCGATGCCGTGCGAGCGCAGGAACGACAGCCACGCGTACCCGGCGTGCTGGTACGGCCGGAGCTCCGCGTGCACGGACCGGGGTACCGCGACGTCGGCCGGCGCGGTCGCGCCGAGCAGCCCGGACGCGATCGCCTGCCACCGCTCGTCGTGCTCGGTCTCGTCGGCGAGCTGGTCGAACTCGGACCACAGCCCGGCCTGCAGCGGCGTCACCGTCATCGGCTGGTCGGGCTCCCACTCGTCGAGGTCGCGCGCTTCCTCGATGAGCTCCTTGAGCCGGTCGAACGCCGGGTCGCCGAGCGACAGGTACGAGTTGTCGACGAGCTTCATCCGGCGGTCCCGCTTCGCGAGTGCGCGGAGCAGCGGCGTGAACGGCACCTGCTTGCCGTTGACGGTGACGAAGATGCCGAGGTCGAACCAGTCGTGCTTCTCCGACGGCATCGTCGTGACGCGGATGTTCGGCCGCCCGGTCAGCCGCTCGTAGTCGACGCGCTCGCCCTGCACCACGGTGCGGACGCCGAGGCCGGGCAGCTCCTGCAGCAGCTCGTTCGCGAAGACCGCGACGTCGGCGCCCTCGACGGTGCCGTCCTCGAACCAGTCCAGTCCACCGCCGGGTCCCGCGGGCGCGTGCTCGGGCAGACCGCCTGGAGGCGCGGCTCGGCTCGCGTCGTCGGCCCCGGCTGCCGGGGCGGCCGGCTCCACGGCAGCCGGTTCGGCAGGGGCCACGTCGTCCGCCGCCCGCAGGCCGCTGAGGTCCGGCAGCGGTCCGTGCAGCGCGACCGGGTCCTTCCGGCCGTCGACGTGCCAGCGCCACTGCAGGTGGACGCGGTCGTCCGTCCGCGGAGCCCGTGCCGGCTCGAACGTCGCGGTGAGCACGAGCTCCGGCGGGGTGCGTTCGGGCAGCTCGACGGACCCGTCGGAGCTGACGAGTCCGAGGGCCCCGCGGAGCTTCGGCGACCAGTCCGCCAGGAACTCGTCCACCTCGGCCGCCGGCACCGCGATCTGGGCGCCGTCGACGAGCATGCGGCGCTGGTCCTCTGGCACCGGGGCGGGTGTCGGGGCGACCACGACGTGGAACTCGGGGCTCTCGCGGAAGACGTAGAGGCCGTGGTCGCCGATCATCCGCGCCGCGCCCTCGACCACGGGCCGGCCGTCGAGGACCGCGCTCGCGCCGATCACGAGCCCGTCGTCGTGGCGGGCGGCATCGGCGTTCCGGGAGGCGTCGAGGAGCACCCGGGCCTCGGTGCCGAGGACCGCGCCGCCCTCGCGCTTGCCGGTGACGAACGCGATCCCGAGCGCCGGGGCCTGCGCGAGCAACGGCCAGAGGAGCGGACTGCCGAAGTCGTCGAGCGTGATCCAGTCGGCCTCGCCCGGCAGCCCCGCGAGCTGCCCCGCACGGTGCAGCGCGGCGAACTGCAGGAACCAGCCGTGCTGCTCGGGGGAGAGGCCGAACCGGTTCATCGAGTACGGGAGCGTGCCCCACGTCAGCTGCCCCCGCACCCAGTTGCCGGCGTCGCTGCGGGTCACCGGCCGGACGCCGAGCCGCACCGACCGCGAGGCCGTCGGCAGCGCTCGGCCCGCTGCTCGCGCGCGGGACGCGAGGCGCGACGACACCGCGTCACGCAACTCGAACTGCAGACCCATCGGGGTGCCCTGCGGGGCGACCACCTGCTCGTCGTCACCGGCGAGGCGGGCGAGGTCGTGCCTCCAGTCAGGGGGTGGCGGCGGAGCCGGTGCGTCCGGACGTGGGCCGGCTGCCGACGCGAGGGCGCGGGCGTTGACGGTGAGGAGCGCGGCGGCGACGTGCTTGCACTCGCCGCGGAGGGGGCACGTGCACGTGCTGCGCACCGGGCGGACGAACTCGCCGCGCGCCGGAGTGGTCTCGATGCGGACCTCGTACGGGTCGTCGGCGGAGCCGGACACCGTCGCGGTGACCGTGCCGTCGTCGTCGTGCCAGACCGCATCGTCCACCAGGCCGGCGCGGACGATGTCGCGTGCGCGACCGAAGGCCTGCGGGCCGACGAAACGGATGACGTCGACCGCGTCGATCATCGGGGCGGCGGGCACGACCCCATCGTGCCAGTCCCGACCGACACCGCGGAACACGCACCGGCCCGTTCTGGGGGCGTCGGAACGGGCCGCGGACGGGCAGGATCGATCACGGTCCGTCCGGAGGGAGTCCCATGCTGCAGTCACTGGTCTACATGAGTTCGGCGTCCGCGCCGTTCGACGAGGACGCCCTCGAGGCGGTCCTCGATCACGCGCGTGAGCGGAACACCGCCGACGGCCTCAGCGGGCTGCTCGTGCACCGGGCCGGCCGATTCATGCAGCTGCTCGAGGGACCGTACGACGCGGTGATCGCGACCTACGCCCGGATCGTCGAGGACCCCCGGCACGAAGAGGTGCGCCTGCTCGTCGAGGAGTCCATCCACACGCGGCGCTTCCCGGAGTGGTCGATGGCGTACGACCGCGAGTCCGACGGGGTCGAGGTGCCCGAGGGCTTCAGCGGGTTCCTCGAAGCCGGCGACCGCAGCGCGGACACGAGCCGGGCGCGCGAGCTCCTCCGGTGGTTCCGGAACCACCCGATGGCCGACCCCACGGCGGCGAAGGGGAAGCACCGGCGCGAGGGGTAGTCCCTCAGCCGCCGATGGGCTTGCCCGTCGTCTCGCCCGTCGCCAGCTTGCTGTGCTTCCGCGAGTACCCGAAGTACACGCCGAGGCCGATCGCGAACCACACCGCGAACCGCACCCAGGTCTCCCACTGCAGGAACGTGACGAGCCACAGCGACGCGATGACGCCGATGATCGGGATGACCGGCATGAACGGCAGCCGGAACTGCCGGTCGAGGTCGGGCTGGCGGTACCGGAGCACGACCACCGCGGAGCACACGACGACGAACGCGAGCAGGATGCCGATGTTCGTCAGCTCCGCCACGACGCCGATCGGCAGCACGCCCGCCAGGATCGCCGACGCGATGCCGAGGATCCACGTGACCCGGGTCGGGACGTGGCGCTTCGGGTCGGTCTTCGCGAACCACTTCGGCATGAGGCCGTCGCGACTCATCGAGAACCAGACGCGGCTCGCGCCGAGCATGAAGGTCACGAGGACCGTGACGATGCCGACGATGGCGCCGATCGCGATGACGTTCGCCACGCCGCCGAGGCCGACCGAGGCGAACGCCGACGAGAAGCCCGAGGCGGGGTCGATGTCGGTGTACTTCTGCATGCCCGTGAGGACCAGCGTCGCCAGGACGTACAGGACCATCGAGATCCCGAGGGACAGCAGGATGGCCTTCGGCATGTGCTTCCGGGCGTCGGTGGACTCCTCGGCGGCCGTGGACATCGCGTCGTAGCCGAACACGGCGAAGAACACCGTCGCGGCACCGGTCATGACGCCACCGAAGCCGAACGGGAAGTACGGGGAGTAGTTGGCGCTGTTGATGTGGAACACGCCGAGCACCACGATGAGGACGACGAGCGCCACCTTGATGCCGACCGCCACGAACTCGAACCGTGCGGCACTCCGGATGCCGCGGGTGAGGACGAACGCGGTGAGCAGGCAGAGCACGATCGCGAACACGTCGATCACGTGCCCGTCGCCCGTGCCCGGCGCGCCGAGCATCCACGCCGGCAGGTCGATGCCGAGCTGACCGGCCAGGAAGCCGACGTAGCCGGAGATCCCGATCGCGACCACCGCCACGATCGCGGTGTACTCGAGCAGCAGGTCCCAGCCGATGAACCACCCGACGATCTCGCCGAGCACCGCGTAACCGTACGTGTAGGCGCTGCCGGCCTTCGGGATGAGGCCGGCGAACTCCGCGTACGACAGGGCGGCGGCGGCGCTCGCGACACCGGCGACGAGGAAGCTGATGAGGACCGCGGGGCCGGCGACGCCGTTCGCCACGGTGCCGGCGAGGGTGAAGATGCCCGCGCCGATGATGCCGCCGATGCCGATCGCGGTGAGCTGCCAGAGGCCGAGGTGCCGTTTCAGGCCGTCCTCGGCGCCGGTCTCGTCGTCGATCGTCTCGATCGGCTTCCGTCGGAACAGGGTGCGTGTCGTCGTCGTCACGCGACCACTCTGCACCCTGCGCGGGGGTTGCGCGCGGGCTGGGCTGGTGCGGGCCGCGCGGTCGGCGGCGGCGGCGGCGCCGGCAGCGGCCTGGCGCGGTTCGTGCGTGCCGAGTCTCGGGCGGGCGGACACTTTCGGGCGTGAGCGGGCCGCGAACTGTCCGCGGGTCCGAGTCTCGGGCGGCGACCACGGGGTGCGCACCGCGCCCGGCGTGCGCCGCGGCCGGGGCGGGCGGCGTGGCGGGCGGGTGGTGCGCCTCCAGGCCGGGGCGGGGCGGGGCGGGGCGGCGCTGGGCGGGCGGGGCGGCGCGGGGCGAGGTGAGGCGGGGCGGGCGGGGTTTCGCGGTGAGCGACAGTTCACGCGGTGGCGAGCCCGTGAACTGTCGCTGGGCCCGTGAAGTCGGCGCCAGCGGCAGTGGCAGCGACGGCGACGGCGACGGCGGCAGCGCCAGCAACCGCGCCGCGCCACGGGGGAACCGGCAGGCTCGAGGGGTAGACGGGACCCATGCGACGACCCACCCGTGACGAGCCCGGCCCCGGACAGGAATCCGTCTGGGACTACCCGCGACCTCCCGCCGTCGAGCCCGTGCACGAGCGCGTGGTGGTCCGGCTCGGCGGGGGCGTGATCGCCGACACGACGGACGCGGTGCGGGTCCTGGAGACCTCGCACCCGCCGGTGTACTACCTGCCGATGGCCGACCTGGACCTCCGGCCGGCGAACGGCTCGAGCATGTGCGAGTTCAAGGGGCGCGCGCGGTACTTCGACGTGGTGGGCGGGGAGGTGGTGGCCTCGCGGGCGGGCTGGAACTACCCGAACCCGGAGCCGGGGTACGAGTCGCTCCGAGACCGCGTGGCGATCTACCCGTCGGCGATGGACTCGTGCGAGGTCGGCGGCGAGGTGGTGCAGGCGCAGGAGGGTGACTTCTACGGCGGGTGGATCACCTCGAAGGTGGTCGGACCGTTCAAGGGGGCGCCGGGCACGCTCGGGTGGTGAGGCGGGCGCGCGGGCGCGCGGGCACTGGCGGGCGCGCGGGCACGGGCGAGCGGGCGCGCGGGCGGCCTGCGGCTCAGCGGTGTGCGTACGGTGACCAGAACGGTGGCGGGAACGCGCCTCCGGTGACGATGACGAGCATCTGCCACACGAGCATCACGAGCCCGAGCGCCCCGATCACGATCCCGATCCAGGCCCAGACCCGCACGGCCCGGCGGCGGCCCGCGATCGCGATCGCACGCCACCCGCTGATGACGCACACCAGGCCGAACGCCAACCCGAGCAGCAGGTGCCGCCGCATCGACGCAGCCGGCACGATGATGCCCATGTAGAACGCGACCGGTCCGAGCAGCACGGCGAAGGTCGCGGGGGCGGCGGGTGGCTCGTGGTCCCGCGAGGCTGCTCCCATGCGGTCGAATCTAGCGAGCCGGAGGGGCCGGTGTCCGATCTGGGCAGCGGCGGCCGGTGACCGTGTCGGACGGGCACGATGGGGGCATGCGCTCCTTCCTCCGCGTCCTGCTCGGTCTCGCCCTGGTCTTCGCCGGGACGAGCCACCTCACGTTCGCCCGCGAGGACTTCCGCGCACAGGTCCCCGAGTTCGTCCCCATCGACGAGGACACCACCGTGCTCGCGTCGGGAGTCGCGGAGATCGGCCTCGGCGCCGCGCTCGTGCTCGCGCCGCGTCGGAGCCGTCGGATCGTCGGGAACGTCGCAGCCCTGTTCTTCGTGGCGGTGTTCCCGGGCAACCTCTCGCAGTGGCTGAACCGTCGCGACGCGTTCGGTCTCGACTCGGACGTGAAGCGCCTCGGCCGCCTCTTCGGGCAGCCGCTGCTCGTCGCCGCGTCGCTCTGGTCCACCCGAGGGCGGCGAGTGTGATGGAGACCCCGGTGGTCGGTGCGGATCCGCTCGGGTCCGGTC
It includes:
- a CDS encoding isochorismatase family cysteine hydrolase; this translates as MSSALLVMDYQNSIVERLGTEEGLGAATAAVAAARERGIPVVFVRVAFRPGAPEAAPTNRMFGGMRERIASQPAGATDIHAAFGVGDDDIVVTKLRVSAFAGSDLEVLLRGLEVRELVLAGIATSGVVLSTLRQAADLDFGLTVLSDACVDGDPEVHRVLMEKVFPRQADVRTTAEWTASL
- a CDS encoding aldo/keto reductase, whose amino-acid sequence is MTDYANPSVSVTGGSMPLLGFGTWQIPDADAPAAVGSALEAGYRHIDTATGYSNQRGVGKAIASSGLARDDVFVTTKLPPDNADRVRETIEESLDQLGLDHLDLWLVHWPPNGEARPDVWEQVVQAQADGLTRAVGVSNYSLAQIDELVSATGTTPAVNQIKWSPVEFDAAIASGLSERGVVLEGYSPFKASNLQDPTLVSIAEAHDADAAQVIVAWHVAHEFVVIPKSSNPERIASNAAGARIELSADEVARIDALGH
- a CDS encoding DUF427 domain-containing protein codes for the protein MRRPTRDEPGPGQESVWDYPRPPAVEPVHERVVVRLGGGVIADTTDAVRVLETSHPPVYYLPMADLDLRPANGSSMCEFKGRARYFDVVGGEVVASRAGWNYPNPEPGYESLRDRVAIYPSAMDSCEVGGEVVQAQEGDFYGGWITSKVVGPFKGAPGTLGW
- a CDS encoding DEAD/DEAH box helicase — translated: MPAAPMIDAVDVIRFVGPQAFGRARDIVRAGLVDDAVWHDDDGTVTATVSGSADDPYEVRIETTPARGEFVRPVRSTCTCPLRGECKHVAAALLTVNARALASAAGPRPDAPAPPPPPDWRHDLARLAGDDEQVVAPQGTPMGLQFELRDAVSSRLASRARAAGRALPTASRSVRLGVRPVTRSDAGNWVRGQLTWGTLPYSMNRFGLSPEQHGWFLQFAALHRAGQLAGLPGEADWITLDDFGSPLLWPLLAQAPALGIAFVTGKREGGAVLGTEARVLLDASRNADAARHDDGLVIGASAVLDGRPVVEGAARMIGDHGLYVFRESPEFHVVVAPTPAPVPEDQRRMLVDGAQIAVPAAEVDEFLADWSPKLRGALGLVSSDGSVELPERTPPELVLTATFEPARAPRTDDRVHLQWRWHVDGRKDPVALHGPLPDLSGLRAADDVAPAEPAAVEPAAPAAGADDASRAAPPGGLPEHAPAGPGGGLDWFEDGTVEGADVAVFANELLQELPGLGVRTVVQGERVDYERLTGRPNIRVTTMPSEKHDWFDLGIFVTVNGKQVPFTPLLRALAKRDRRMKLVDNSYLSLGDPAFDRLKELIEEARDLDEWEPDQPMTVTPLQAGLWSEFDQLADETEHDERWQAIASGLLGATAPADVAVPRSVHAELRPYQHAGYAWLSFLRSHGIGGVLADDMGLGKTLQVLAMIAAAREASPDGPPFLVVAPTSVVGNWASEAAKFTPSLRVTTVTATSVKDPALVARAAATSDVLVTSYALLRLDARAYTDLPWSALLLDEAQFVKNPQSQTHRAAVELRAPVKFAITGTPLENGLTDLWALFHVVAPGLLSSWSRFGDDYVKPLASPDLRGAARSELTARLRRRIRPLMLRRTKESVAADLPPKQEQVVRVTLDPAHRALYERTLNRERLKVLDLIDDLARNRMIVFRSLTLLRMLALSPALVDGSSGPDDPPVPSAKLELLLDELEQLAAEGRRALVFSQFTSFLRMVAAALDERAIGYEYLDGSTRRRPEVIDRFRNGTAPAFLISLKAGGFGLTLTEADTVFVLDPWWNPAAENQAVDRTHRIGQTRSVNVQRFIAEDTIEEKVLALAAKKAELFATMIDDDALFADDLTADDIRSLLE
- a CDS encoding amino acid permease — encoded protein: MTTTTRTLFRRKPIETIDDETGAEDGLKRHLGLWQLTAIGIGGIIGAGIFTLAGTVANGVAGPAVLISFLVAGVASAAAALSYAEFAGLIPKAGSAYTYGYAVLGEIVGWFIGWDLLLEYTAIVAVVAIGISGYVGFLAGQLGIDLPAWMLGAPGTGDGHVIDVFAIVLCLLTAFVLTRGIRSAARFEFVAVGIKVALVVLIVVLGVFHINSANYSPYFPFGFGGVMTGAATVFFAVFGYDAMSTAAEESTDARKHMPKAILLSLGISMVLYVLATLVLTGMQKYTDIDPASGFSSAFASVGLGGVANVIAIGAIVGIVTVLVTFMLGASRVWFSMSRDGLMPKWFAKTDPKRHVPTRVTWILGIASAILAGVLPIGVVAELTNIGILLAFVVVCSAVVVLRYRQPDLDRQFRLPFMPVIPIIGVIASLWLVTFLQWETWVRFAVWFAIGLGVYFGYSRKHSKLATGETTGKPIGG
- a CDS encoding BLUF domain-containing protein, which translates into the protein MLQSLVYMSSASAPFDEDALEAVLDHARERNTADGLSGLLVHRAGRFMQLLEGPYDAVIATYARIVEDPRHEEVRLLVEESIHTRRFPEWSMAYDRESDGVEVPEGFSGFLEAGDRSADTSRARELLRWFRNHPMADPTAAKGKHRREG